GCCGCCGAACTCGGCGTCGCGGACCGGGTGGCGTTCCTCGGCAACCGCTGCGACGTGCCCGACCTGCTCGCCGCCGCCGACCTCACCGTCCTCACCAGCGACTGGGAGGGCATGCCGGTCGCGGTGCTGGAGTCGCTCACGGCGGGCCGCCCGGTGGTGGCGACCGACGTCGACGGCGTGCGCCAGGCACTGGCCGGCGGCGGTGGTGTCGTCGTGCCCCGCCGCGACCCGGCCGCCACGGCGGAGGCGCTGCGCTCGCTGCTGTTCGACGAGCGGGCCCGGTCGGCGCTGGGCCAGGCGGGACGCGCGTCGGTGCGCCGCGCCCACGACCCGGCCCTGCTCATGCGGTCCTACGACGAACTGCTGCGCACCGCGGTCGGCGGGGAGCGCGCGTGAAGCGGCAACCGGTGACGCGGCAACTGGTGACGAGCCTCGGGGCGGCGCTGCTGGTCGCCGTCGCCGTGCTGCTGGCCGTCGAGGTGCGCGGCGAGGAGTACGAGAGCCGCGTCGGGCTGCTCGCCGGACCCGCGGCGGCCGAACCGGGCACGGCCGGGTTCGGCGAGGTGGTCGCCCTGTCGCTGCCCGCGCTGGTGGAGCTGGCGCGCAGCCCGTCCGTGCTGAGCGCGACCGCCGCCGAGCTGGGCACCACCACGGCGGAGTTGGCGGGCCGGGTGTCGGTCGAGCTGGTGCCCGCCTCGGGCCTGGCCCGCCTGTCCGTGCGCGCGCCGACCGCCGAGGAGGCCGCGCTGGCCGCCGGGCGGATCGCGCGGACCGTGGTGGACGCCGACCTGCTGGCGCCGGCCGCCCGGCTGCGGCTGCTCGACCGGCCGGAGACCACCCGCGTCGCCCCGGACCGGCCGCTGGCGTCCGGGCTCGCCCTGGTCGCCGCCGTCGTCGCGGGCCTCGGCACGTGGGCCGCCCGGCACCTGCGCCGCACGCGCCCCCGCGACCAGGTCCGGGCCGCGCTGGCCTCGGGCGGGGTGCGGCACCCGGTGACCGTGCTGGACGACGACGACCCCGGCCTGGTCGAGCGGCTGACCGTGCTGTGCGCGGCGTCCGCGCGGCCCGCCCGCGTCGTCGCCGTCGTGCCGGACCTGACCGACCGGGCCGAGGAGCTGGCCGCCGCACTGCCCGACAAGACCTCCGAGCCCGCCGACGGCGACGCGGTCGTCGCGGTCGTGCCGGCCGGCGGTCGGCAGGAGGAGCTGGCCGCCGTGGTCGGGTCGCTGCCCACCGGCGCCACCGTCGTCGCGGTGGTGCTGTCATGACGACGGTGGCGCACGCCCGGCGCACCCGGTTGCTCGCGGCGGCGGTCGCGCTGGTCGGCGCGCTCGCCGCGTGGCGGGCGCTGCTGCCCGCGTGGCGGGTGCCGCTCCCGACCCGGGCGAACCTGCCCGAGGAGCGGATGCAGGACTTCCGCGACGCGCTGTACTTCCCGATCCGCGAGTTCCTCGACGGCGGCAACCCGTACCACCCGGCGGTGATGTTCGCGCACTGGCCGGTGCGGCAGAACTTCAACCTCTACCAGCCGTACCACCTGCTGCTGCACGCCCCGTTCGCGCTGCCCGGCTACCGGGTGGGCGCGGTGGCGTTCGCGCTGGCGTCCCTGGTGCTGCTGCTGGCGCTGGCCGTCCTCGCGGCGGGCCGGCTGCGCCCGCACGTGCCGCTCGCCGTGGGCACGGCGGTGGTCGCGACCCTGTTGCTGCTCAGCCAGGTCGGCAAGGCGCAGCTGTACGTGGGGCAGGTCAACCCGCTGATCGCGGTCGGCGCGGCCGGCGCGCTGCTGGCCCGCGACCGGCACCCGCGCTGGGCGGCGGTGGCGCTCGCGCTGGCGTGGCTCAAGCCCCAGTTCGGCCTGCCGCTGGCACTGCTGCTGTTCGCGCGCGGGTCGCGCCGGGTGGCGCTGACCGGCACGGCCGTCGCGGCGGTGGCGTCCCTGGTGGTGCTGGTTCCCCTGGTGGTGCGCGACGGCGTCGGGTCCTTCCTGGACGCCGTCGCGGCGAACCTGGAGCACGCCGGCGCCACCGCGTACGGCGCGGTGGACTCGATGACGGCGCAACGCGTGGACGTCGCCGCCGTGGTCCACCGCGTCACCGGGTGGCTGCCGCCGGGCGCGGAGGGCCTGGTGCTGGTCGGCGTGCTCGTGGTGAGCGCGGTGCTGGCGCGGCGCCTCGACCGCGCGGGGGCGGTCGAGGTCGCGGACCTGCTCACCTGCCTGGCCGTGGTGGTCTGCGTGGTGCACCAGCCCGGGGACGTGCTGATCGCCGTGCCGTCGGCGGCGGCGGTCGCCGCCCTGTGGTGGCGCGGGCGGGACCGGTGGCTCGGGTGGGCGCTGCTCGCGGTCGCGGTGCCGTTCGCGCACCTGCACTTCGTGGGCACGGCGGTCCGGGACGTCCTCGGTCCGCGCGCGGACGTGACGGTCGACGGCGTGGCGCTGGTCGCCGCCTGGGGCCTGGTCGTGGTCGCCGCACGGTCCGCGCGGACGTGACCGGGCACGTCGCCGTGCGCGGCTCGCTGTGGCTGTTCCTGGTCAACCTGGTCGGCAAGGGCGGCCAGATGGCCGTGACGCTCGTGCTCGCCGCGTTCCTCACCTCCGAAGGGCTCGGCCTGGTGGCGCTCGCGGTGGCCCTGGTGAACATCGGCCAGGTCGTGCAGTCCATGGGCGTGTACGACGTGGTGAGCCGCACCGGGCTCGACCCGCGACGGGTGGCCGGCACGCTGCTGGTGCTCAGCGCGGGCACCGGGCTGGTGCTCGCGGCGGGCCTGGTGCTCGCGGCCGACGCCGTCGCCGACGTGCTGGACGCCCCGGTCGCACCGCTGGTGCGGCCGGCCGCGCTGAGCCTGCCGTTCTCGGCCGTGGCGGGCGTGCAGATGGGGCTGCTGCACCGCGAGCTGGACTTCCGGCGGCGGCTGCTGCCCGACGCCGGCTCGGCCGTGCTCGGCGCGGCCGTCACGATCGCCCTCGCCGCGGCCGGGGCGGGCCCGCACTCGCTGGTCGTCGGCCTGCTGTGCACGGCGGTCGCGCAACCGGTGCTGGGCGTCGTCGTCGGCGTGCGGGTGCGCCCGCTGTGGGACGCCGCCGCCGCGCGGGAGGCGCTGGCCTGGATCGCGGTCGTGGGTCCCGGCGCGCTGGTGGCCGTGCTGCTGATCAACCTGGACTACCTGGCCGTCGCCCGCGTGCTGGGCGCGGAGGCGGTCGGCGTGTACTCGCTGGCGTACCGGATCGCCTGGGTGCCCTACATCCTGGTCGCGGTGGTCCTCGGCGGCGTGCTGCTGCCGCTGTGCGCGCGGTACCTGCGCGAGGGGCGCGACCTGTCCGACGTGGTCGGTCGGTTCACGCTGGCCGTGCTGGTGCTCACCGGCGGGCTGTACGCGGTGACCGCCGTGCTGGCCGACCGGGTCGTGGTGTTCGGCGACCGCTGGGCGGGCGCGGCGCTCCCGCTGGCCCTGCTGTGCCTCCACGGCCTGGGCATCGGTCTGCTGCACGTCTGGTACCAGGTGCTCAAGGCCGCCGGCCACGCCCGCCGCTACCTGGTGCTGGAGGTGACGCACCTCGGCGTGCTCGTCACCGGGCTGGCGCTGTTCACCCGGTACGGCGTCGTCGCGGTGGCCCTCGTGCAGGCGGTGTCGGCGTGGGCGCTGGTGCCGGTGACGTGGCGCGCCCTGGCCCGGCGCGGCCTGGCCCCGCCCACCCGGTCGGTGCTGCGCGGCGCGGCCGGGGTGGTCGCGGCGGCCGGCTGCTGCGCGGTGGTCGCGCTCGCCGCCGGTGACGTGTTCGGACCGCCCGGGTCGGTGCCCGGCGCGCTCGTGGAGGGGGTGTTGCTGGTGGCGGTGTGCGGCGCGGTCGTGGTGCTGACGAACAGGGAGGTGCTGCGGCGGTGAGGGTCGTGCACGTGAGCCAACCCGTGACGGCCGGCGTCGCCGCGGTGGTGCTGGAGCTGGCGGTGGCGCAGTGCTCGGCGGGGTGGGCGGTGGCGGTGGTGTGCCCGCCGGGGCCGCTCGCCGACCGCGCCCGGGCCGCCGGGGTCGACGTCCGCGAGTGGCGTGCCGTCCGCGGTCCCGGGCCGTCCGCGGTCGCGGAGTGGGTGCGGTTGCGGGCGCTGCTGCGCCGCCTCGACCCGGACGTCGTGCACCTGCACAGCTCCAAGGCGGGCCTGGTGGGGCGGCTCGTGCTGCGCGGGCGGCGGCCGACGCTGTTCCAGCCGCACCTGTGGTCGTTCCAGACCGCCACCGGGCTCGTCGGGCGGCTGTCGCTGGCCTGGGAGCGGTGGGCGGCGCGCTGGACGCACCAGCTGGTGTGCGTGAGCGACGACGAGCTGCGCACCGGGCGGGACGCGGGGGTCGGCGGGCCGGCCGAGGTCGTGTGCAACGGCGTCGACACCGAGCGGCTGCACCCGGCCGACCGCGGGGCCGCGCGGCTGCGGCTGGGGCTGCCCGAGGCGCCCACGGCGGTGTGCGTCGGCAGGCTCGCACCGCTGAAGGGGCAGGACCAGCTGCTCGCGGCGTGGCCCGCCGTGCGCGCGGCCGTGCCCGGCGCGCGGCTCGTGCTCGTGGGCGACGGGCCGATGGGGCGGCGGTGGCGCTCCGGGTGCGCCGACCCGTCCGTGCGGTGGTGGGGGCACGCCGACGCGGTGGCCGACTTCTACGCGGCGGCGGACGTCGTCGTGGTGCCGTCGCGGGCGGAGGGGATGGCGCTGGTGCCGCTGGAGGCGATGGCGTGCGGCCGGTCGGTGGTCGCGTTCGACGTGAGCGGGGTGCGGCAGGGCGTCGGCGACGCGGGCGCGGTGCTGCCCGCCGGCGACGTCCCCGCGCTGGCCGCCGCGGTCGCGCGCCGGTTGGCGGACCCGGCCCTCGCCCGCCGCGAGGGCGCGCTCGGGCGGCGGCGGGTCGAGCTGCTGTTCGACCGGCGGCAGGTGGCGGAGCAGGTGGCGACGGTGGTGGAGAAGATCGCGCCGGGAGGTGGCCGGTGAGGCCGTTGCGGGTCGCGTACGTGCTCACCCAGGACAGCGGCGGGCCGGTCGACGTGACCGTGCGGTTGGCCCGGGCGCTGCTGGACTCCGGCGAGGCGGAGGTGCGGGTGTTCGGGCCGGTGCCCCGGCGCGGCGCCGAGGTGCTGAACGGGCACCACCAGCCGGTCGAGGTCGCGGCGAAGGGCGACCTGCGGGCCGGGCGGCGGGCGCGGGCGGCGGTGGCGGCGTGGCGGCCCGACGTGGTGCACGCGCAGGACCGGCGGGCCGGGCTCGTCGGCGCCGGGCTGCGGCTGAGCCACCGGGTCGTGCAGACCTACCACGGCGTGCCCGACGACGTGGGCGAGGAGTGGTTCCGGGGCGTGCCCGGGGCGGTCGCGCCGTCGGCGTACACGCGGACCGTGCTGGCGGCGGACGCGCTCGTCGCGCGGGCCGTGCACCGGACCGTCGTGCCCGCACCGGCGATGGGCCGTTTCCTGAGCTCCCGGCTGCGGGTGCCGGGGGCGCGGTTGGCGCACATCGACAACTGCGTGGAGCCGGCGCACGTGCACCCGCCGGCGGGGCCGGTGCGGCGGCTGGTGTTCGTCGGGCTGCTGGTGGAGCGCAAGGGGTTGACCACGCTCCTGGACGCCCTGGCGCTGCCCGGCGTGATGCCCGCCGACGCCACGCTGACCGTGGTCGGCGACGGCCCCCAGCGCGCCCTGGCCGAGCGGTCGGCGCGGGCGCTGGGCGACCGCGTCCGGTTCCTGGGCTTCCGCCCGGACGTGCCGGAGCTGCTGCGGCACCACGACGCCCTGGTGCTGCCGTCCACGATGGAGCAGCAGCCGCTGGTGGTGGCCGAGGCGATGGCGGCGGGCAAGCCGGTGGTGGCCACCGACACGGGCGGGGTGGCCGACATGCTGGGCGGCGCGGGTCACCTGGCCGTGCCGGGGGACGTGGCCGACCTGGCCGCCCGCCTGCGCGCGGTGTTCGCCGACCGCGACCCGGCCCGCACCGGCCGCCTGCTGGCCGAGCGCGCGGGGGAGCGCTTCACCCCGCACGCCTGCGCCCGCCGCCACCTGGACCTCTACCGGTCCCTGACCGGGCGCCCGGCGACCTGAGACCTCACCGCCGGCGGTGGTGCTCCCGGCACCACCGGGGCCGGTGGCGCGGCGGTGGTCGTCGGGACGGCCGGCGCGGCGGGTTCGGACGTGGTCGGTTCCGGCGCGGTCGTCGTGGTGGTCGGTCGCGGGGGGTTCGCTTCCAGCGTGGTCGGTCGCGGCGCGGTCGTCCCGGGCGTGGTGACGGCGGTCGTGGTCGGGGTGAACGTGGTCGGCGTGGGCGTCGTGGCCGGCGCGGACGTGTCCTGCCCCGAGGGCTTGACCAGCACCACCGCGTCACCGGCCGCCAGTTCGATCGTGCTCGGCACCGGCCGGTCCGTGTCCACGTTCAGGTACCCCTCCGGCGGGTTGACCTCCGCCGTCGCGGCGGTCGGGTTGACGGCCACGTACCCGCCGGTGAACCGGCGGTCCCAGGCCCCGTTGAGCAGGCGGTTCGCGGTCTCCGTCGCCTCGCCCAGCGGGACCTCCTGGTACGGCGACCAGTCCGGGTGGCGGTAGTCCGCCGTGGACGCCCCGTTCCAGCACGTGTGCGGGCTCGCGAGCAGCGCCGCCGTGGCGTAGCCGACCCGCTCCTCGCGCGCGCCCTTCACGTGCGTGACCAGCAGCAGCCACGACTCGCCGAGCGCGGCCTGGGCGCGCAGCTCCTTGAACTCGTTGCCCTTGAACGTGAGCAGCTCGCCGGTGCCGCTGTCGCGCAGCCCGAAGTTCTCCTCCATCGCCCCGTCGTACCGGGAGTGCGCCGACCACCGCCCGGCCGTCAGGTGCGACTCGGACACGTTCGGGATGAGCATCTTCCCGGCCTTGTGCAGCGCCTCGCCCGCCGTCGACAGGAACGCGTCGAGGCCCTCGCGGATCACCCGGTCGGTCTCGACGGCGGTCGTGGTGCCCTTCAGCAGGGCGGTCGAGTAGTACCTCAGCGAGGCGAAGTCGTTGTCCGCCAGCACGCCGTCCCACCCCTCGCGCACCACCTCGGCGGTGACGGCGTCCGTCCACGCCTTCTGGTAGGCCGGGTCCCACACCGTCATCTGCCAGTGCTTCGGGTAGCCGTTCCACTCGATGCGCGCGTCGGTGGTGTCGACCGCGAACCAGTGCGGGTGGTCGCGCTGGGTCTTCATGTACCCGAGACCGCTGGGCAGCAGCGGCGCGTCGACGTCGCCGATCACCGCGCCGGGGTAGCTGCGGGTGCTGGAGAAGTCCTTGTAGACCAGCACCTTCACCTTCGGGTTGAGCCGCTTGAGCCGGCGCAGCGCCAGGGTCTCGGTCGCGTTGAGCACCACCAGGTCGTAGTGCAGCGCGGCGAACCTGATCTCCATCGAGGACGGCGGCTCGCCGATGCCGTACCACCAGGCGCACGGCGCGAGCGGCTTCGGCGGCGGCGCCAGCACGTCACCCGGCACCTCGCCGCGCGTGCCCGGCTGGCCCGTGGCGGCCCCGAACGTGCAGGCCGCCGAGGTCAGCAGCAGGAGCGCGGCGCACAGCAGGCCCACGATCCGCGAGGTCAGCGATCCCTTCGGCACAACAGCTCACCCACCGTCTGCAACAGGATTTTGACGTCCAGCCACAACGACCAGTTGGCTATGTAGTAGTTGTCGTAGCGCGACCTGTCGACAATAGAGGTGTCCCCCCTCAAGCCGTGCACCTGCGCGAGCCCGGTCAATCCCGTGGGAACGCGGTGACGGGCCCAGTATAGCTCGTGGATCGCGGAGAACTCGCGCACGAAACCCGGCCTCTCGGGGCGCGGCCCGACGATGGACATGTCGCCCCGGATGATGTTCCACAGTTGTGGCAGTTCGTCCAGGGAACTGCGACGCAGGAATCGTCCGACTGGTCCGACCCGGCGATCTCCGACAACCGACCAGGTGACTTGGGAATCGTCGTTGCCGTTCATTCTCACGCTGCGCAGCTTGTAAAGCACGAACGGGTGGTCATCCATGCCGACCCGGACCTGGCGGAAGATCACCGGCCGCCCGCTCTCCAGCAGCACCGCGAGCGCGCACGCCGCGATGACCGGCGACAGCACCACCAGCGCCACCGCCGCCAGCAGCACGTCCATCGTGCGCTTGACCCACCAGGTGGGCCGGCTGGTGGGCGCGGTGCCCAGGCGCATCAGCGGGTAGCTGCGCAGCCGCTCGACGTCGGGCCCGTCCTGGTGGAGCTCGAACATCCGGGGCACGACGAGCGTGGTGCAGCCGAGCCGGTGCGCGGCGATGGCGGAGTCGACCACGTACGACTCGCGGGTCCGGGAGAACGCGAGGACCACGGTGCCCACCCCGAGCCGGGTGATCGCGTCGGCGAGGTCCTCGTCGAGCAGTGCCACGGGCAGCGCGGCCCGGTCGAGCACGGGTTCGGGGTCGATGAACCCGACCGGGCGCAGGCCGAACTCGGGGTGCGCCAGCATCGAGCCGACCAGGTCCACGCCGACCTTGTCCGTGCCCACCACGATGGTCCGGTCGCACCGGTGGAACCGCCGCCGGGCCCAGCGGCCGAAGGCGAACACCGCCAGCCGGGTGGGTTCGCTCAGCGCGGCGAACGCGAGCACCGACCACTGCGCGGCCCGGGTGTCGGCCGGCGGTGCGCCCGTGACCAGGTCGACGCACGTGACCAGGGCGAACGCCAGCGCCGTCGCCCCCATCGAGCGCGGCAGGTCGTGGAACCAGGACAGCCACAGCCGCCGCCGGTACAGCCTGCACGCGCCGCGCGCCCCCAGCAGCGCCACGGCCACCAGCGCGGCCGCCCGCCACCCCGGCGGCTGCCGGGCGCACACCAGCGCCACGGCGCCCGCGTCGACCGCGACCAGCAGCACGGCCACCGCGTTCACCCGCCGGAGCGCGTCGCGCCACGACGCCTCGCGAACCCTCGGGTGCCGCCACCGCGACACCGGCGGCGAGGTGGTCGCCGAGCCCACGCCGTTCACCTCGGACCGCCCTTGCCGCGCCCCGAGGGCGTCCCGTCCACGCCACACCACATCGGACGACGTCCTCTCCACCATGAAGTCGATAATTGTCACCCGTCCGAGAACATCCGAACGGGGAATTCTGCTTACTCGGTGCATATTCGGTGCCGACTGTTGGGGTTAATTCACTCTTTCGGTCAACGCTGTTCCCCTTACTGGTGATCATCGCGGGTGGGTAGCCGGTTAAATCCGCCCTCCTGTGCCACCGTGGGGACTCGGGGTGGGCGAATCCCGCCGGGGTGCGCAGGCGAATAATTCTGGCCCGCCATCCGTGATCCAGTGAAATGGGGCCTCTTGATCGTCGACGAAGGCGGCGTGCGCGGCACGTCGGAACAGGGCGGACCAGCCTTTTCCGACGACGAGCGCACCCGTGCCCGAGCCCACGTCGTGCTGCCCGCCTACAACGAGGCGGTCTCGCTCCCGCCCCTGCTGACCCGGCTCGCGGAGGTCGCCCGCACCGAGCGGCTCACCGCCTGGGTCGTCGACGACGGGTCCTCCGACACCACCGCCGACGTCGCCAAGGCCGGCGTGCCAGGCCTGGACGTCCGGCTCGTCCGCCACGACGTCAACCTCGGCCTCGGCCAGGCCGTCCAGTCCGGCCTGCGCGCCGTGCTGGCCGAGGCCGACGAGTCCGACGTCGTGGTCGTGATGGACGCCGACGACACCCACGACCCGGCCCTGATCCGGCGGATGGAGCGCGAGGTCGCGGCCGGCGCGGACGTCGTGATCTGCTCCCGGTTCGTCGCGGGCGGCGACGACACGACCGCGCCCGCGGCGCGCCGGCTGCTCTCGCGCGGCGCCGCGGTGCTGTTCCGCCGGGTGCTGCGGGTCGAGGGCGTCCGCGACTTCACCAGCGGCTTCCGCGCCTACCGGGTGAGCCTGCTCGCGCGGGCCGCCGACCACTGGGGCGAACGGCTGATCGAGGAGCGCGGCTTCGCCTGCATGGTGGAACTGCTGCTCAAGCTGCGCCACTGCCGGCCGGTCGTCACCGAGGTGCCGCTCGTGCTGCGCTACGACCGCAAGGGCGGTCCGAGCAAGATCCGGATCGCGCGGACGGTCGGCCAGTACCTGAAGCTGCTGGTCCGCGACCGGCTCTCGCCCGCGCCGTACCGGGCGCTGTGATGGCGGCCCGGGGTGTGGGCGGCCTGCACGTCGCGGTGGTCGGCGGCGGCATCTGCGGACTGGCCACCGCGCACCGCCTGGTGCGGGCCGGCGCCCGCGTCACCCTGCTGGAGGGCAGCGACCAGCTCGGCGGGCTGGGCACGTTCTTCCCGTGGCGCGACCGGTGGGTGGAGCGCTTCTACCACTGCGTGATGCCGTCCGACGACCACCTGCTCGGCCTGCTGGGCGAACTGGGCCTGCGCGACGCCGTCACGTGGCGGCGCACCCGGATGGGCATGGTCGTCAACGGGCGCGGCTACCCGTTCAACAACGCCTGGGACCTGCTCAGGTTCACCCCGCTGGGGCTGCCCGACCGGGTGAGGTTCGGCGTCGTGTCGCTCCTGCTGCGCCGGCTCGGCCAGGGCAAGGACCTGGACGGCACGCGCACCGAGGACTGGCTGCGCGGCCTGTACGGCGACCGGGTGTGGGAGCTGCTGCTCGCGCCCCTGTTCGGCGCGAAGTTCGGCGCGCGCTTCGGCGACGTGCCCGCCCTGTACCTGTGGCAGCGGCTCGGGCGCGACGGGGCCGTGGCGGTGCGCGGGTACCCCGCCGGCGGCTACCGGGCGGTCATCGACGCGCTGCGGGCGTCGATCGAGGCCGGCGGCGGCGAGGTGCGGCTGGACGCGCCCGTGCGGCGGATCGGCGTGCGCGACGGCGTGCGGCTGGAGCTGGCGGGGGACGTGGTGACCGCCGACCGCGCGGTGTCCACGCTGCCCCTGCCGCTGCTGCGGCAGCTCGCCGACGACGACCTGGCCGCGCGCCTGCCGGACGTCGAGCTGCCCTACCAGGGCGTGGTCAACGCGCTGTTCTTCCTCAAGCGCCCCTTGTCCGGGCACTACTGGACGCCCGTGGTCGGTTCCGGCACGGAGTTCGACGGCGTGGTCGAGATGACGCCGCTCGCGGGCGTGGAGCCCTACGGTGGGCGGCACCTGGTGTACGCCATGCACTACACCGACCGCGGGTCGGCGCTGTTCCGCGAGGACGACGCCGCGATCGCCTCGCGCTGGACCTCGCAGCTGCTCGGCCTGCACCCCGACCTCAACCGGGCGGACGTGGACGACGTGCGCGTGTTCAAGGCCCCGTACGTCGAGCCGGTGCACCCCCTGGGCTACCTGGCGCGCAAGCCCCCGGTGGTGGTCGCCGGCACCCCGCTGGTGCTGGCGACCACCGCCCACGTCTACCCGGACGTCACGAGCTGGAATTCGAGTGTGGGACTCGCGAACCACGTGGTCGGGACGCTGGTGGGGGAACCACAACCCGTTCCGGGGTGAGCACGGGCGGCTCGCCGCGGACCAACTGCCGCAGCGCGTCGGCGATCACGGCCGACGGCGAGCCGCTGCCGTACGGGGAGGGGATGCGCCCCAGGCGCTCTCGGTGCCCGGGCACGTCGTCCAGCCAGCGCAGCACCTCGGTGCGCACCCGCTGGCCCGGCGGCACGAGGGTGCCGAACGTGCCCTCGATCTCCGGGCGCTCGGTGCTGCGCCGGACCACGACCACCGGTCGCTTGAGGACGCTGACCTCCTCCTGGATGCCGCCCGAGTCGGAGACGACGACGGCGGCGCACCGGGCCAGCGCCAGGAAAGCCGGGTACGCCTGCGGCTCGACCACCTTCAGGTTCGCCAGCAGGCCGGTCAGGCCGAAGCCCGCCACGCGCTTGGCCGTGCGCGGGTGCAGCGGCAGGACCACCGGCAGCGGCAGCCTGCTCAGCTCGCGCAGGATCGTCTCCAGGTTCGCCGGGTCGTCCACGTTCTCCGGCCGGTGGATCGTGGCCAGCACGTACCCGTCCTGGCGCAGCTCGTGCGAGGCCAGCACCACGGCCTCCTCGTCGTGGTGCGGCAACGCGGTCGCCAGCGCCTCGACCACCGTGTTCCCGGTGATCGCGATGCGCTCGTCCGGCACGCCCTCGTGCAGCAGGTTGGCGCGGTTCAGCTCGGTCGGCGCGCAGCACAGGTCGGCGAGGTGGTCGATCGCCACCCGGTTGTGCTCCTCGGGCATCGCCCGGTCGTAGCTGCGCAGGCCCGCCTCGACGTGCACCAGCGGCACGTCGTTGGCGTTGGCGGCCAGCGCGCCGGCGAGCGCGGACGTCGTGTCGCCCTGCACGACCACCGCCGTGGTCGGGTGCTCGGCCAGCAGCTCGTCCACCGCCGCCACGGCCGAGCCGAGCTGCGTGCCGCGCCGCGCGCCGCCGACCGCCAGCTCGTGGAACCGGCCGGGGCTGCCGATGTCACGGCGGATGCGGTGGTACATCGCGGTGTCGTAGTGCTGTCCCGTGTAGACGACGGTCGCGCGGGCGCCGATCAGGCGGATCAGGGGCGCCAGCTTGATCAGCTCCGGCCTCGTGCCGCACACCATCGTCACCGTGCCGAGAGCTCTTGCGTCGATCGGACCCACCTCCGGTTCGCGGACGTCTGCGCGCGCACCCGGCGCGCGAACGCGGAGAAGGTTAGGGTCCCGGTGGCCGCTTTTCCTTGCGCCTCAATCGATCGAGTGAACTTCGCCTGCGTGATTCGGTTTCCGACCGGGTACCTCATTAGGTTCCGGGTGGACCATTCGGTGCACTCGGAACCACTGGGAGAGATCGTGCGCAGGTATGCGGCCCTGTCCGCCACGGCGGTGCTGGTGGCGGCGGTCGTGGGGCCGTCGAACGCGCAGGCCGTGGACTCGGTCCTGCTGCCCGACCTGAGACAGGCGCCCGTCGGCTGCCCGGGGGGCTTCTCCGGCGACCCGGCGCGGTGCGCGGACTGGGACGTGTGCGTGGTCGCCGACCCGGACGCCCCGAACGGGGAGTGCCTGGGACGCGGCGAACCCGGTCGTGCCGCGCGGCTCAGGTTCACCACATCGGCGGACAACATCGGGGACGGTCCGTTGCTGATCTACGGCAGTCGCGGTAGTGCGGCGGAACCGACGATGACCGCGCGGCAGGCGTTCCAGTCCGCTGTGGACGGATCGATCCCCGGCTCGTACGCCGCGGCGCAGCACCGCGCGCCCGCGACCCTCTACTACGAGCCCGCGCCGGCCCACACGCACTGGCACCTGCTCGGCTTCGAGCACTTCCAGCTCCGCACCCCCGCCGGCGACGCCGTGGTGGTCGACCGCAAGACCGGCTTCTGCCTCGGCGACCGCTATGAGGTCGACGACGAGCTGGCGCGGCGCCCGGACGACCGGACCACCCCGGAGGGCAGGCTGGCCGGCTACCTGCGGCTGAACCGCTGCGGTCACCACGCGCCGGAGGCGCTGGAGGTCGCCGAGGGCATCTCGGTGGGCTACGGCGACGACTACAAGCACACCGTCGACTTCCAGTGGCTCGACCTGACCGGCGTGCCGTCGGGCACCTACGACGTGGTCAACGTGGTCAACAGCGACCGCACGCTGGTGGAGAAGTCGTACGACAACAACGCCTCGTCCGTGGCGATCACCCTGCGCTGGCCGGGTGGCGCCGAGCGGGCGCCCGCCGTGATCACCGCTCCGCCGCTGGTCAGGGTCGTGCGCAGCTGTCCGGGGCAGGAGCGCTGTGCTCGCCGAGGGTGACCGCCGGCGGTCACCGTGATCACGGTCGGGTGTCGGTGAACGGCCCGGGGTGGCGTTCCGGTTTGCCCGCCGGGACGGCGGGAACCCCGGTGCGACCGCACCGCGACGGGAAGGGCGAAGCCGTGCCGCTGTCCACCGAGGACCGGGTGCTCGCCGGTCGGTACCGGTTGGCGGGCAAGCTCGGCACCGGCGGCATGGCCGAGGTGCACCGCGGGTGGGACCTG
This region of Saccharothrix longispora genomic DNA includes:
- the wecB gene encoding non-hydrolyzing UDP-N-acetylglucosamine 2-epimerase, producing MVCGTRPELIKLAPLIRLIGARATVVYTGQHYDTAMYHRIRRDIGSPGRFHELAVGGARRGTQLGSAVAAVDELLAEHPTTAVVVQGDTTSALAGALAANANDVPLVHVEAGLRSYDRAMPEEHNRVAIDHLADLCCAPTELNRANLLHEGVPDERIAITGNTVVEALATALPHHDEEAVVLASHELRQDGYVLATIHRPENVDDPANLETILRELSRLPLPVVLPLHPRTAKRVAGFGLTGLLANLKVVEPQAYPAFLALARCAAVVVSDSGGIQEEVSVLKRPVVVVRRSTERPEIEGTFGTLVPPGQRVRTEVLRWLDDVPGHRERLGRIPSPYGSGSPSAVIADALRQLVRGEPPVLTPERVVVPPPASRPRGSRVPHSNSSS
- a CDS encoding lysyl oxidase family protein; its protein translation is MRRYAALSATAVLVAAVVGPSNAQAVDSVLLPDLRQAPVGCPGGFSGDPARCADWDVCVVADPDAPNGECLGRGEPGRAARLRFTTSADNIGDGPLLIYGSRGSAAEPTMTARQAFQSAVDGSIPGSYAAAQHRAPATLYYEPAPAHTHWHLLGFEHFQLRTPAGDAVVVDRKTGFCLGDRYEVDDELARRPDDRTTPEGRLAGYLRLNRCGHHAPEALEVAEGISVGYGDDYKHTVDFQWLDLTGVPSGTYDVVNVVNSDRTLVEKSYDNNASSVAITLRWPGGAERAPAVITAPPLVRVVRSCPGQERCARRG